A genomic region of Streptosporangium lutulentum contains the following coding sequences:
- a CDS encoding serine hydrolase domain-containing protein, translating to MNESLHTTENTGARTPQVSRPVAVTAPAAAPASATAGSTATPKAAAGQDRPELQKAIQAVVDLGFAGVQMRVNDERGEWVGSAGVRKLGETAKPPTDGHFRVGSSTKTFVATVVLQLVADGEIGLDAPVADHLPEFKLDRRITVRMLLQHTSGLYAYTGEFRPDGTVEPGIPAGGQEWVDNRFKTYQPEELVRFALSRPARFEPGASWSYSNTNYTLAQLLIEKVTGHSIAEEMKRRILDPLKLRGTVLPGASPELPGPHAHGYHRYQDAADQWKVIDVTRQNPSMVAAAGDMISTTQDLHTFFSALNSGKLLPARLLAEMRKPHPESGALVYGLGVSVQDLGPDRGIVLHHNGSTAGGYVSAMYGTPDGKKTLTASITYGDAAPDLAAFPKVLDTLLKEVF from the coding sequence ATGAATGAATCCCTCCACACCACCGAGAACACCGGCGCCCGGACGCCACAGGTCTCCCGGCCGGTGGCGGTCACAGCGCCGGCGGCCGCGCCCGCTTCGGCCACGGCAGGCAGCACGGCCACGCCGAAGGCCGCTGCCGGACAGGACCGCCCGGAGCTGCAGAAGGCCATCCAGGCGGTCGTCGATCTCGGTTTCGCCGGGGTGCAGATGCGCGTGAACGATGAGCGGGGCGAGTGGGTCGGCAGCGCCGGGGTGCGCAAGCTGGGCGAGACCGCCAAGCCGCCGACGGACGGGCACTTCCGGGTGGGCAGCAGCACCAAGACCTTCGTCGCGACCGTGGTGTTGCAACTGGTGGCCGACGGCGAGATCGGACTGGACGCCCCGGTGGCCGACCACCTGCCCGAGTTCAAGCTGGACCGGCGGATCACGGTGCGGATGCTGCTGCAGCACACCAGCGGGTTGTACGCCTACACCGGCGAGTTCCGCCCTGACGGGACGGTCGAGCCGGGGATCCCCGCGGGGGGCCAGGAGTGGGTGGACAACCGGTTCAAGACCTATCAGCCGGAGGAGCTGGTGCGGTTCGCGTTGTCCAGGCCGGCGCGGTTCGAGCCGGGGGCGAGCTGGAGCTACTCCAACACCAACTACACGCTGGCCCAGCTGCTGATCGAGAAGGTCACCGGCCACTCGATCGCCGAGGAGATGAAGCGGCGGATCCTGGATCCGCTCAAGCTGCGAGGCACCGTGCTGCCGGGCGCCTCGCCGGAGCTCCCCGGGCCGCACGCCCACGGCTACCACCGCTACCAAGACGCCGCCGACCAGTGGAAGGTGATCGACGTCACCCGCCAGAACCCCTCCATGGTGGCCGCCGCCGGTGACATGATCTCGACCACCCAGGACCTCCACACGTTCTTCTCCGCGCTGAACAGCGGCAAGCTCCTGCCGGCCCGGCTGCTGGCCGAGATGCGCAAGCCGCATCCCGAGAGCGGTGCCCTCGTCTACGGCCTGGGGGTGTCCGTGCAGGACCTGGGCCCGGACCGCGGCATCGTCCTCCATCACAACGGCAGCACCGCGGGGGGCTACGTGTCGGCGATGTACGGCACGCCCGACGGCAAGAAGACCCTGACCGCCTCGATCACCTACGGGGACGCCGCACCCGACCTGGCGGCGTTCCCGAAGGTGCTGGACACGCTCCTCAAGGAGGTGTTCTGA